In Clostridium sp. JN-1, one genomic interval encodes:
- a CDS encoding PRC-barrel domain-containing protein: protein MYRSKDFMLMDVVDLSGKKLGIINDLIIDFDSKRILGFSISSNNWFKNNISVMLEDVVSFNSVMIVVKARKDKFLNFKDIRGIDVRDRAGNIVGIVEDIMFDKEKFNMTALIVSTGIITNFIYGKKVILVKDIILGDENIFLNKRSENIELLSLPHRLFKEDDLDECKMQSQEI from the coding sequence ATGTATAGATCTAAGGATTTTATGCTTATGGATGTAGTAGATTTAAGTGGCAAAAAGCTGGGAATTATAAATGATTTGATTATAGATTTTGATAGTAAGAGAATACTCGGATTTAGCATATCATCTAACAATTGGTTTAAAAACAATATTAGTGTAATGCTAGAAGATGTTGTTAGCTTTAATTCAGTCATGATAGTTGTAAAGGCAAGGAAAGATAAGTTTTTAAATTTTAAAGACATAAGGGGTATTGATGTACGGGATAGAGCAGGAAATATAGTTGGAATTGTAGAGGATATTATGTTTGATAAGGAAAAGTTTAACATGACTGCCTTGATAGTGTCTACAGGAATTATCACTAACTTTATCTATGGCAAAAAGGTAATACTTGTAAAAGATATAATACTTGGAGATGAAAATATCTTCTTAAATAAAAGGAGTGAAAATATAGAATTATTGAGTTTACCGCATCGGCTGTTTAAGGAAGATGATTTAGATGAATGTAAAATGCAAAGTCAAGAAATATAG
- the nifU gene encoding Fe-S cluster assembly scaffold protein NifU, with protein MYSEKVMDHFRNPRNVGEIPDANGIGEVGNPQCGDIMKMYIKVEDNIIKDVKFKTFGCGSAIASSSMATELIKGKTIDEAWNLTNKAVAEALDGLPPVKVHCSVLAEEAIHKAINNYRESVGLEPWKVKTHSETIHEHVHGN; from the coding sequence ATGTACAGTGAAAAAGTTATGGATCATTTTAGAAATCCTAGAAATGTAGGAGAAATTCCTGATGCTAATGGTATTGGAGAAGTTGGTAACCCACAATGTGGAGATATAATGAAAATGTATATAAAAGTCGAAGATAATATAATTAAAGATGTTAAATTCAAAACATTTGGATGTGGTTCAGCTATAGCTTCTTCAAGTATGGCTACTGAACTTATAAAGGGAAAGACAATAGACGAGGCATGGAATCTTACAAATAAAGCAGTAGCAGAAGCTTTGGATGGACTTCCACCAGTAAAAGTACACTGCTCAGTATTAGCAGAAGAAGCAATTCACAAGGCAATAAATAACTATAGAGAATCAGTAGGATTAGAACCATGGAAAGTAAAAACTCATTCAGAAACTATTCATGAGCATGTTCATGGAAATTAA
- the nifS gene encoding cysteine desulfurase NifS codes for MDKKIYMDYSATTYTKPEVLKEMLPYFTEYFGNPSSLYSISDEPKKAIDKARGRVAKALNAEKSEIFFTAGGSESDNWILKGIAFANKNKGNHIITTKIEHHAILNACKFLEKSGFDVTYLPVDKYGFISLDDLKNAITDKTILVSIMFANNEVGTIQPIEEIGKICKEHNIYFHTDAVQAVTHVKIDVKSMNIDALSMSGHKFYGPKGIGAMYLRKGVKIENLIHGGEQEKGKRASTENVPGIVGIGKAIELATQEMESESARLTKLRNKLLENIPKMIPYTKINGPVGKDLDKRLPGNANFSFIGIEGETLLLDLNDKGIEISTGSACASASLNPSHVLLSLGLPHEVAHGSMRLSLGAGTTEEDVDYALKVIPEVVERRRAMSPLWEEFLKKENEKKEGK; via the coding sequence ATGGATAAGAAAATTTATATGGATTATTCAGCAACTACCTATACTAAACCGGAGGTACTAAAGGAAATGCTTCCGTATTTTACAGAGTACTTTGGAAATCCATCTTCTTTATATTCTATTTCAGATGAGCCTAAAAAGGCTATAGATAAAGCTAGAGGGAGAGTTGCAAAAGCTTTAAATGCTGAAAAAAGTGAAATATTTTTTACAGCTGGTGGTTCGGAAAGCGACAACTGGATATTAAAAGGTATAGCATTTGCAAATAAAAATAAAGGAAATCATATTATAACTACTAAAATAGAACATCATGCTATATTAAATGCATGCAAGTTTCTTGAAAAGAGTGGGTTTGATGTAACATATCTTCCAGTAGATAAGTATGGATTTATAAGCTTAGATGATTTGAAAAATGCAATTACAGATAAGACAATATTAGTTTCAATAATGTTTGCTAACAATGAAGTAGGTACAATTCAACCTATAGAAGAAATAGGAAAGATATGCAAAGAACATAATATATATTTTCATACTGATGCAGTTCAAGCTGTTACTCACGTAAAGATAGATGTAAAATCAATGAACATAGATGCACTTTCAATGTCAGGACATAAATTCTATGGACCTAAGGGGATAGGAGCTATGTACTTGAGAAAAGGTGTAAAAATAGAAAATTTAATTCATGGAGGAGAACAGGAGAAGGGGAAAAGAGCTTCTACTGAAAATGTTCCAGGAATAGTTGGAATAGGAAAGGCAATTGAATTAGCAACACAAGAGATGGAATCAGAATCTGCAAGGCTAACAAAGCTTAGAAATAAATTATTAGAAAACATACCAAAGATGATACCTTATACAAAGATAAATGGTCCAGTTGGAAAGGATTTGGATAAGAGATTACCTGGAAATGCTAACTTTAGTTTTATAGGAATAGAAGGTGAAACACTTCTATTGGATTTAAATGATAAGGGAATAGAAATTTCTACAGGAAGTGCTTGTGCATCTGCTTCCTTAAATCCATCACATGTACTTTTATCTTTAGGACTGCCGCATGAAGTAGCACATGGATCAATGAGGTTAAGCCTTGGAGCAGGAACTACAGAAGAAGATGTAGATTATGCTCTTAAAGTAATCCCAGAGGTTGTTGAAAGAAGAAGGGCTATGTCACCACTTTGGGAAGAATTCTTAAAAAAAGAGAATGAAAAGAAAGAAGGTAAATAA
- a CDS encoding Rrf2 family transcriptional regulator, with protein sequence MKLSTKGRYGVKAMVDLAIHYGERPSSIKSISERQNISEYYLEQLFSSLRKSGLIKSIRGAQGGYILSRSPKDITVAEVMGILEGPVEISDCIDASKKNVCSNVDYCATRLLWARIKQSIDSVMESTTLQDMVDDYKQMNSNKLKGDNV encoded by the coding sequence GTGAAGCTGTCAACTAAAGGAAGATATGGCGTAAAAGCTATGGTTGATTTGGCAATTCATTATGGTGAACGGCCGTCGTCTATAAAGAGTATATCTGAAAGACAAAATATATCTGAATATTATCTTGAACAGTTGTTTTCTTCACTTAGAAAATCTGGGTTAATCAAAAGTATTAGAGGGGCTCAGGGAGGCTATATTTTGAGCAGAAGTCCTAAAGATATAACTGTAGCAGAAGTAATGGGTATTTTAGAAGGACCAGTAGAAATATCAGATTGCATAGATGCAAGTAAAAAAAATGTATGTAGTAATGTAGATTATTGTGCTACAAGACTTTTATGGGCTAGAATAAAACAGAGTATTGATAGCGTTATGGAATCAACTACGCTTCAAGATATGGTAGATGATTATAAACAAATGAATTCAAACAAATTGAAGGGAGATAATGTTTAA
- a CDS encoding replication-associated recombination protein A, with protein sequence MNPLANKIRPKNIDEIVGQSHLLGKGKVLRKMIDSGHLMNMIFYGPPGTGKTTVANIIASSTGKKLYKLNGTTDSLKDIKDIIKDLNTIMNYNGVILYIDEIHHFTKRIQQSLLEFIENGQITLIGSTTENPYFYIFKAVLSRCLVLEFKPLSQKDIVNGLSRCIEISKKDLGYKFIKYDEDALYYIANLSNGDLRRALNIMEIILCCSKKEDEIKITVDSICELNQKKLLNHDRDGDSHYDVLSAFQKSIRGSDPDAAVFYLAILIKAGDLTSICRRLLVIASEDIGLAYPQAISIVKACVDSAVQLGLPEARIPLAEAAILLAVSPKSNSAICAIDRALSDINNIDIGQIPNYLRDGHYDGAKVLGRMEGYKYPHDYENHYVKQQYLPDNIKDKSYYDYGTNKIEQISKQYWEKIKKKD encoded by the coding sequence ATGAATCCTTTAGCTAATAAAATTAGACCTAAGAATATAGATGAAATTGTAGGGCAAAGTCATTTGCTTGGGAAGGGCAAAGTCTTGAGGAAAATGATAGATTCTGGACATTTGATGAATATGATCTTTTATGGACCGCCTGGAACAGGAAAGACTACAGTAGCTAATATAATAGCATCTTCTACTGGAAAAAAGTTATATAAGTTAAATGGAACAACTGACTCATTAAAGGACATTAAAGATATAATAAAAGATTTAAATACAATTATGAATTACAATGGTGTGATACTTTATATTGATGAAATTCATCATTTTACTAAGAGAATACAACAAAGCCTTTTAGAGTTTATTGAAAATGGTCAAATAACTCTTATAGGAAGTACTACTGAAAATCCTTATTTTTATATATTTAAAGCTGTTTTAAGCAGGTGTCTTGTGCTAGAGTTCAAACCATTAAGTCAAAAGGATATAGTTAATGGATTAAGTAGATGCATAGAAATCAGCAAAAAGGATTTAGGTTATAAGTTTATAAAATATGATGAAGATGCATTATATTACATAGCAAACTTATCTAATGGAGATCTAAGACGTGCACTGAACATAATGGAAATTATCTTATGCTGCAGTAAAAAGGAAGATGAGATAAAGATTACTGTTGATTCAATTTGTGAACTCAATCAAAAAAAATTATTAAATCATGACAGAGATGGTGACAGTCACTATGATGTCCTAAGTGCTTTTCAGAAATCAATAAGAGGCAGCGATCCTGATGCAGCTGTTTTTTACCTTGCAATTCTCATAAAAGCAGGCGATTTAACATCAATATGCAGAAGACTTTTAGTTATTGCATCAGAAGATATAGGTCTTGCTTATCCTCAAGCTATCTCAATAGTAAAAGCATGTGTTGATTCGGCAGTGCAATTAGGACTTCCAGAAGCAAGAATACCTCTTGCAGAAGCTGCCATACTTTTAGCTGTATCTCCAAAATCAAATTCAGCTATTTGTGCCATTGATAGGGCTCTAAGTGATATTAATAATATTGATATAGGACAAATACCAAATTATTTGAGAGACGGACATTATGATGGCGCAAAGGTACTTGGTAGAATGGAGGGGTACAAATATCCTCATGACTATGAGAATCACTATGTAAAACAGCAGTACTTGCCGGATAATATTAAGGATAAAAGTTATTATGATTATGGAACAAATAAAATAGAACAAATAAGTAAACAATATTGGGAAAAAATCAAGAAAAAAGATTGA
- a CDS encoding histidinol phosphate phosphatase produces MFDTHIHTKFSTDSNMKIEDAVVNTQNKGISIIVTDHMDLKFPINGSFCFDEKKYFEEYSKYRGSNLLLGIEIGMKQDCEAESKKLILGNCFDYVIGSIHLVDNMDIYYDKYYNGKTKEQAYSKYFKTMLDCVKMYNFIDSMGHIDYIARYAKFDDKEIYYNDYSDLIDSILKALIEKDKCIELNTRRLGTKSAVDNIIPIYKRFRELGGKDITVGSDAHNIDAVGMNFKSAIEIADICSLKIVYFKDRKKEYEKY; encoded by the coding sequence ATGTTTGATACGCATATCCATACCAAATTCTCAACTGATTCAAATATGAAAATAGAAGATGCAGTAGTTAATACACAAAATAAAGGAATTTCAATTATAGTGACTGATCATATGGACTTAAAGTTTCCAATAAACGGATCCTTCTGCTTTGATGAAAAAAAGTATTTTGAAGAGTATTCAAAATATAGAGGATCTAATTTACTACTTGGTATAGAAATAGGAATGAAACAAGATTGTGAAGCTGAAAGCAAAAAATTAATATTAGGCAATTGTTTTGATTATGTCATAGGTTCTATACATTTAGTTGACAATATGGATATTTATTATGATAAATATTATAATGGAAAAACCAAAGAACAAGCCTATAGTAAGTATTTTAAGACCATGCTTGATTGTGTGAAAATGTATAACTTCATAGATAGTATGGGACATATAGATTATATAGCTAGGTATGCTAAATTTGATGACAAAGAAATTTATTACAATGATTATTCAGATTTAATAGATTCTATACTCAAAGCACTTATAGAAAAGGATAAGTGTATAGAACTTAATACAAGAAGATTAGGTACAAAGAGTGCTGTAGATAATATAATTCCAATATATAAGAGATTTAGGGAATTAGGAGGAAAAGACATAACTGTTGGATCAGATGCACATAACATAGATGCAGTAGGTATGAACTTTAAATCTGCAATAGAAATAGCAGATATTTGCAGCCTTAAGATTGTTTATTTTAAAGATAGAAAGAAAGAATATGAAAAATATTAG
- a CDS encoding 3D domain-containing protein, which produces MNKKMLSIIMTLILMTVISSNVFASPNTSTSDELKQTQNDKKEVQTKIQDLNNQIDDVMKNVDKNKQDMNKIAKDMKNTQAKLETAQKNSKAQEDLFAKRLRAMYINGSDTYLQVLLSSENLGDFISRLDMVTRVIGYDKNVVNKLKLERQAISDQKKALDSENAKLQALKTTNESKLSKLNNDIKEQKDLLGKVTEKEGQLLAKESASKEAASAKEVASAKSSPSSSGTLSRGTSGSGSSSYSQVLDICATAYSGDGITASGTATKRNSGGYSTIAVDPRVIPIGSRVYVDGYGYAVAEDTGGDIKGNRIDVFFNSEAEAQNWGVRPVKVYILN; this is translated from the coding sequence TTGAATAAGAAAATGCTATCTATTATTATGACGTTGATTTTAATGACAGTCATAAGTAGTAACGTTTTTGCTTCACCAAATACAAGCACATCTGATGAGTTAAAGCAAACTCAAAATGATAAAAAAGAAGTACAAACAAAAATTCAAGATTTAAATAATCAAATTGATGATGTAATGAAAAATGTTGATAAAAATAAACAAGATATGAATAAAATTGCAAAAGACATGAAGAATACACAAGCTAAATTAGAAACTGCACAAAAAAATTCAAAAGCTCAAGAGGATTTATTTGCAAAAAGATTAAGAGCTATGTATATAAATGGTTCTGACACTTATCTTCAAGTTCTTTTATCATCTGAAAATCTAGGTGACTTTATATCAAGATTAGATATGGTCACGAGAGTAATAGGCTATGATAAAAACGTTGTCAACAAGCTAAAATTGGAAAGACAAGCTATATCAGATCAAAAAAAAGCTTTAGATTCTGAAAATGCTAAGCTGCAAGCTCTGAAAACTACCAATGAAAGTAAGTTGTCAAAATTAAACAATGATATAAAAGAACAAAAGGATCTTTTAGGCAAAGTAACAGAAAAAGAAGGCCAATTACTTGCAAAAGAGTCTGCATCTAAAGAAGCAGCCTCTGCTAAAGAAGTAGCCTCTGCAAAAAGCAGCCCAAGTTCTAGCGGTACATTATCACGTGGTACGTCAGGGTCAGGGTCTTCTTCATATTCACAAGTACTCGATATATGTGCAACTGCATACTCAGGTGATGGTATTACTGCATCTGGAACAGCAACTAAGAGAAATTCCGGCGGCTATAGTACTATAGCTGTAGATCCTAGAGTTATACCAATTGGATCAAGAGTTTATGTAGATGGATATGGTTATGCTGTTGCTGAAGATACAGGTGGAGACATAAAGGGAAATAGAATAGATGTGTTTTTCAACTCAGAAGCAGAAGCCCAAAACTGGGGCGTAAGACCTGTTAAAGTATATATACTTAATTAA
- a CDS encoding SDR family oxidoreductase translates to MNNFDTVLITGASSGIGYELAKVFAENNFNLILIARNINKLDKLAYKLMDKYDIEVNTIEQDLCESNAAQNVYNNISKLGKKVDILINNAGIGYVGLFHEKSIDDDITMLKLNIAALTELTKLFARDMVKCKKGKILNVASTGSFSPGPFTAVYYATKAYVLSFSQAISEELKPYNVIVSALCPGATKTNFSKRAGKRDNKTSMTPNKVAKDAYHQLLKNKKVIVPGIMNKLLVKLPRNLVYKMIGKYQKKLMK, encoded by the coding sequence GTGAATAATTTTGATACAGTACTTATAACAGGCGCATCCAGCGGAATAGGTTATGAACTTGCAAAAGTATTTGCTGAAAATAATTTTAATCTTATTTTAATTGCACGCAACATAAACAAGTTAGATAAATTAGCTTATAAATTAATGGATAAATATGATATCGAAGTAAACACTATAGAACAGGATTTATGTGAAAGTAATGCAGCTCAAAATGTATATAATAATATTAGTAAATTGGGCAAAAAAGTTGATATACTTATAAATAATGCAGGTATAGGATATGTAGGTTTATTTCATGAAAAGTCTATAGATGATGATATAACAATGCTAAAGTTGAATATAGCTGCTTTAACAGAACTTACAAAACTATTTGCAAGAGATATGGTAAAATGCAAAAAAGGTAAGATATTGAATGTAGCATCTACAGGTTCATTTTCTCCAGGACCTTTTACAGCAGTTTATTATGCAACAAAAGCATATGTTTTGTCCTTTTCACAAGCAATATCTGAAGAACTTAAACCTTATAATGTTATAGTATCAGCACTTTGTCCGGGTGCAACAAAAACAAATTTTTCAAAAAGAGCAGGTAAGCGTGATAATAAAACCTCAATGACACCAAATAAAGTTGCTAAAGATGCATATCATCAATTATTAAAAAATAAAAAAGTTATAGTGCCTGGAATTATGAATAAGTTGTTAGTTAAGCTGCCGCGTAATTTAGTATATAAGATGATTGGAAAATATCAAAAAAAGTTAATGAAGTAA
- a CDS encoding iron-sulfur cluster assembly accessory protein, with protein MVKVTKEAVEKFNQMKQKAKNTENAMLRVSFEGHGUGGPRLQLALDEVKNNDDVVINSEGINVVYNSDLEAYVNGSVIDYSNSWFNQGFTISGGSSSSC; from the coding sequence GTGGTTAAGGTTACTAAAGAAGCAGTTGAAAAGTTTAATCAAATGAAACAAAAAGCTAAAAACACTGAAAATGCAATGCTAAGAGTTAGTTTTGAGGGTCATGGCTGAGGCGGTCCAAGATTACAATTAGCTCTGGATGAGGTAAAAAATAATGATGATGTAGTTATTAATTCAGAAGGTATAAATGTTGTTTATAATTCGGATCTCGAAGCATATGTAAATGGATCAGTTATTGATTACTCAAACAGCTGGTTCAATCAAGGATTTACTATAAGCGGGGGAAGTTCTTCCTCGTGTTAA
- a CDS encoding DsrE/DsrF/DrsH-like family protein — translation MKKIIIVGGVAGGASAAARLRRLDENAEIILFEKGEYISFANCGLPYYIGETIKEREKLLVQTPEAMKARFNIDVRVNSKVITVDTKNKKVKVNSKDNGEYEENYDYLILSPGASPAEPSIQGIQSDKIFTLRNVPDTDKIKAYIDKGNIKNAVVIGGGFIGVEMAENLKERGLNTALVEGAPHILAPFDSEMVTFAEKELQYNGVGVILKDGVKSFKEDDNVIKVTLNSGKTLYADIVILAIGVKPDTVFLKGSGIELGPKDHIIVNNKMKTNVEGVYAVGDAIEVVDFVNGSKTAIALAGPANKQGRIAADNVCRLNSIYKGTMGTSIIKVFGLTGSSTGNNERTLKSKNIPYKVIYVHPQSSAGYYPGASPMSIKLIFNAKGKILGAQAFGYAGVDKRMDDIAVTMRLGGTIYDLEELELAYAPPYSSAKDPVNMAGFVAANVLTGKMDAVLPEDIDNRDKNTTQLVDVRTGLEYSNGNINGALNIPVDDLRNKLNELDKNKEILVYCQVGLRGYIAARILKANGFKVKNLTGGYKTYTMSKFKPKDVVMNKNNDIGSMNLKGKSSNVSLESNLNEYKEASEAHKKGYFDKDLDACGLCCPGPLMQVNTNVQDMKEGEVLKVTASDQGFYEDIKSWCERTDNELLGREKDKGSITAFIRKGKKKQIVLNNNTSNTSINAGTIAQKDNKTLVVFSGDFDKAMASFVIANGAASMGKKVTMFFTFWGLNILRKHEKVKVSKGFMDKMFGFMMPRGTKKLKLSKMNMLGMGTKMMKKAMKNKNVSSLEDLIKAAIDSGIQIVACQMTMDVMGLKKEELIDGVKVGGVGYYLGEAEDSNVNLFI, via the coding sequence ATGAAGAAAATTATAATAGTTGGCGGAGTAGCTGGAGGTGCATCTGCTGCCGCAAGACTTAGAAGGCTTGATGAAAATGCAGAAATAATACTGTTTGAAAAAGGTGAATATATATCTTTTGCAAACTGTGGATTACCTTATTATATAGGAGAGACTATAAAGGAAAGAGAAAAATTATTAGTACAAACTCCTGAAGCTATGAAAGCAAGATTTAATATTGATGTTAGGGTGAATAGTAAAGTAATAACGGTAGATACTAAAAATAAAAAAGTAAAGGTAAATAGTAAAGATAATGGCGAGTATGAGGAAAATTATGATTATTTAATTTTATCACCTGGAGCATCTCCTGCTGAGCCTTCTATACAAGGAATACAAAGTGATAAGATATTTACACTAAGAAATGTACCAGATACTGATAAAATAAAAGCTTATATCGACAAGGGTAATATAAAAAATGCAGTTGTTATTGGCGGAGGATTTATTGGTGTCGAGATGGCAGAAAACCTTAAAGAGAGAGGCTTAAATACAGCTTTAGTTGAAGGAGCACCGCATATATTAGCACCTTTTGATTCAGAGATGGTAACTTTTGCGGAAAAGGAACTACAATATAATGGAGTTGGGGTTATACTAAAAGATGGAGTTAAGTCTTTTAAGGAAGACGACAATGTTATAAAGGTAACATTAAATAGTGGAAAAACTTTATATGCAGATATAGTTATACTTGCCATAGGAGTAAAACCAGATACTGTATTTTTAAAGGGCTCAGGAATAGAGCTTGGACCAAAAGATCATATAATAGTAAATAATAAAATGAAAACTAATGTAGAAGGAGTATATGCAGTAGGAGATGCTATTGAAGTAGTTGATTTTGTAAATGGAAGTAAGACAGCTATTGCACTTGCTGGACCTGCTAATAAACAAGGAAGAATTGCAGCAGATAATGTATGCCGCTTAAATTCAATTTATAAAGGAACTATGGGAACATCAATTATAAAGGTATTTGGATTGACAGGTTCAAGTACGGGAAACAACGAGAGAACATTAAAATCAAAAAATATACCATACAAAGTTATATATGTTCATCCTCAATCTAGTGCAGGTTATTACCCAGGAGCTTCACCTATGTCTATAAAGCTTATCTTCAATGCTAAAGGAAAAATACTTGGAGCACAAGCTTTTGGATATGCTGGTGTAGATAAGAGAATGGATGACATAGCAGTGACTATGAGACTTGGCGGAACAATCTATGATTTAGAAGAGCTGGAACTTGCTTATGCGCCGCCTTACTCTTCTGCCAAAGACCCAGTAAACATGGCTGGATTTGTAGCTGCAAATGTGTTAACAGGAAAAATGGATGCAGTACTTCCTGAAGATATAGACAATAGGGATAAAAATACTACTCAACTTGTGGATGTAAGAACCGGATTAGAATATAGTAATGGAAATATTAACGGAGCTTTAAATATACCTGTAGATGATTTAAGAAATAAATTAAATGAATTGGATAAGAATAAAGAAATATTAGTTTATTGTCAGGTAGGACTTAGAGGATATATAGCTGCAAGAATCTTAAAGGCAAATGGATTCAAAGTAAAGAACTTAACAGGTGGATATAAAACTTATACCATGAGTAAGTTCAAACCAAAGGATGTTGTAATGAATAAGAATAATGACATAGGTTCTATGAATTTAAAAGGAAAATCTAGTAATGTAAGTTTAGAGAGTAATTTAAATGAATACAAAGAAGCATCTGAAGCACATAAAAAAGGGTACTTTGACAAAGATCTTGATGCTTGTGGATTATGCTGTCCAGGACCACTAATGCAGGTTAATACAAATGTGCAGGATATGAAAGAAGGAGAAGTATTAAAAGTTACTGCATCGGATCAAGGTTTTTATGAAGATATAAAGTCTTGGTGTGAAAGAACAGATAACGAATTATTAGGTAGAGAAAAAGATAAAGGCAGTATCACAGCTTTCATAAGAAAGGGTAAAAAAAAACAGATAGTGCTAAATAATAATACTTCTAATACAAGCATTAATGCTGGTACAATTGCACAAAAGGATAACAAGACATTAGTAGTATTTAGTGGAGATTTTGATAAAGCAATGGCATCCTTTGTAATAGCAAATGGTGCAGCTTCTATGGGCAAAAAGGTTACTATGTTCTTTACCTTTTGGGGACTTAATATATTAAGAAAACATGAAAAAGTTAAAGTTTCAAAGGGATTTATGGATAAGATGTTTGGATTCATGATGCCAAGAGGAACTAAAAAATTAAAGCTTTCCAAGATGAATATGCTTGGAATGGGAACAAAAATGATGAAAAAGGCAATGAAAAATAAAAATGTTTCTTCACTTGAAGATTTAATTAAGGCTGCTATAGACAGCGGAATACAAATAGTTGCATGTCAAATGACTATGGATGTTATGGGACTTAAAAAGGAAGAACTAATAGATGGAGTTAAAGTAGGCGGCGTGGGGTATTATCTAGGAGAAGCAGAAGATTCCAATGTTAACTTATTCATATAA
- a CDS encoding sugar phosphate isomerase/epimerase family protein, with protein sequence MKIGLETESYHLQFITRRMDVFKFIRRTAELGLDGVMLNIIPWPGVQNIAVLESFEPEYLEKVRQEIKKYGLYAEIDTNGTDPKHLTEVIEVAHKIGADVVRTYCCMGEYDVKLLEKAPGDIKQVVPLLKKYRIKFAVENHEEETTDDVIKVIEEVNSPWVGAHCDIGNGMMAWEDPVEAVKKLAPYAFTTHFKDHIVIKDGDEYKVCGVPAGTGNIDLDECFKILVNESKLTRVNIEMCFPYAVSFKREPGTGGVFNVGEGAFKVEKPPYDPNVIKPSDYYYPPENLIDKMIEDQEKAVEQTVKYTLALRDKYCR encoded by the coding sequence ATGAAAATAGGATTAGAAACAGAAAGCTACCATCTACAGTTTATTACTAGAAGAATGGATGTATTTAAGTTTATAAGAAGGACTGCTGAATTAGGATTAGATGGTGTAATGCTAAATATTATTCCATGGCCAGGGGTACAGAACATAGCTGTTCTGGAGTCCTTTGAACCTGAATATTTAGAAAAAGTAAGACAGGAAATCAAAAAGTACGGATTATACGCTGAAATCGATACAAATGGTACAGATCCAAAACATTTAACAGAGGTTATAGAAGTAGCTCATAAAATAGGAGCAGATGTTGTTCGTACTTACTGCTGTATGGGAGAATACGATGTTAAATTATTAGAAAAAGCTCCTGGAGATATAAAACAAGTTGTACCATTATTAAAGAAATATAGAATAAAGTTTGCAGTTGAAAATCATGAAGAAGAAACAACAGATGACGTAATAAAAGTAATAGAAGAAGTAAACAGCCCTTGGGTTGGAGCACATTGTGACATTGGAAACGGAATGATGGCATGGGAAGATCCTGTTGAAGCTGTTAAAAAACTAGCCCCATATGCATTTACTACACATTTTAAAGATCATATTGTAATTAAAGATGGAGATGAATATAAGGTTTGTGGAGTTCCAGCAGGTACAGGTAATATAGATTTAGATGAATGCTTTAAAATACTTGTTAATGAGTCAAAATTAACAAGAGTAAATATAGAAATGTGTTTCCCATATGCAGTTTCATTTAAGAGAGAACCTGGAACAGGTGGAGTATTTAATGTGGGTGAAGGAGCATTTAAAGTTGAGAAACCGCCATATGATCCAAATGTAATTAAACCTTCAGACTATTATTATCCACCAGAAAATCTTATTGATAAGATGATTGAGGATCAAGAAAAAGCTGTAGAACAAACAGTCAAGTATACTTTAGCTTTAAGAGATAAATATTGTAGATAA